The Leishmania panamensis strain MHOM/PA/94/PSC-1 chromosome 12 sequence genome includes the window CGCCCATCTACATTACCCGCAGCATTACGTGGAGGGCGCCTCTGCCCGCCCTTgtgccctccgcctcttcgaTGGCGCATGCCGCGCCCAGTGGAagcgccggtgctgcgcagtcACCAGTGCACTACTGCGTCCTTTGCAATCACCTGTGCTCGAACCAAGGCGCTCTTGACCAGCATTACCTCTCTGTCAGCCACCTTGagcacctcttccacgccATTCAGCTCGGACTGCGCCGCGAGCACCTGGCGGTACTCTACGGCTGGGCCCCACGAGTCGCAAGCGACCCTCAATGCTCGGGCACGAatgaaacacacacacgtgatCATGCGGGCTTCAGCAAAAGCGAAGGCAGAACCGGCACACTCCACCCCGCatcatctgctgctgcctcgctgcctcTAGCGTCGCTACTCTCCCTTCAGAGTAGCACCCACCTACCGCTCACCCAGCACGTCTACCCATGTGTAATCGATGCTCAGTCATTTCTGAACTGCCTACAGTGGTCCAACAGAGAATCCCCGGCATCGTCGTCATCCCTGTCCTCATCACACGAGCAGAAGGCTTCTAGCGCTCATAAGGCGAAGGGCAGAACAACAGGGGTGGACCGGGCCACACCGCTTGCGGTAGCTGGCACTctcgtggcgctgcagagcgTCACCGATATTCTTCCTCCGCCGCACCTACGGCAGCCGATTCAGCCAAACCCGTGCCGCGGTAGTGCTGGAGTGgaggcagcgccaccgtcgtcCTCGGTCGGTGCAGAGACGCTCTCGGCGCACCACGTTTGGGTGCTGAACCTTTCAAGCAGTGGCGAAGTGGGCCCGGCTGCCTCGGCAACTACTCACCCACCGATGTCAGCGCTGCTCGTGGTGGCCGGCTacctcgccgctgcctcgccgcaGGCcagggcagcgctgctgctcaacagcacccacacataccTCCACGCCGTAATGTTGCATGGCTGGGGCGTGTGGCGGCTGCCGACGCCTCTGCCCATGGAAGGCTACATGGGCCTCCTGGAGCAGATcggacgcggcggcggctggccCGGTGTACTGGTACCCATCGCCAACGATCCGCTCCATAGCAGGCAGCATGGCAGGCGTGAAGAGTCGTCGGCGGCAGTGCATGACCCCTCCGATGGACTGCACTGGTGTCTTCCGGAAGCAGCGTGTGCCCTGACCACAGACGAGCATCGCGGCGGCTTGTCGGCGAGTGTGGGCACGAGAGACTGCGACGCCATCGTGGAGGCCACGCTGCTTCTTGTCCTTCATGAGTATCTGCAGGCGCGTCGGAACATGGTCACCCTGGCGGACTATGTCGAACGCGTGATGCGCAAGCTTCAGCTTTCTCCCTTTGTTGGACCCGGCGCGCGTGCAGCGCAAGGGACGGGACcatcaccagcagcagtgacagccGCAGAGATACTGGCCACATACCTGAAGCGCGTCCGTCACGGCCAAACCATTCAGACCCTCTTGCGCGACCTCGGTTGCATTTTCGCGACACCGCCGCGTGCTCTAGCGACGCTCCTGCAACCCACAAGTTGGTCTACCTTTACCGAGAATGCCGAGGGGAGTTGCAGTGGCGCACAAGGAGGACAGCGTGATGTGGGTCGCAGACGTGGGGCATCCGTGTCGCCTGCTGAAGCACTGTCAAAGCGGCTGAGCTACCGTGCGCTGAGTGCCGaaggggcggcggtggaaaTGATGTTCACAGTCCCACCGGCGCTCCCGTCGCGGCTGCCGTCGGTCACATTTGCTGCGAAACTGCGCCAGTTCTACGTTGACCGCCACGCGCACCGCTGGGTACCGCAGAGTCAGGCCCCCGCAAGGCCAACACGCactggcagcgccgcggcggccacggCCCGAGCTGGAGCTGAGCAGCTCACCAAGAATAAGTCGCTTAAGCGCCATGCACAGGCGCTTCAAGCCCGAGACAGTGCTGACCGCCTGCGCAGCCCCCGCAAGGTCTACAATGCCACTGACGTCGCTGACAATGGGGTGGACCCGCCGCAGTTTTAGGGCGCAAtcgaggaaaggagaggaaggcgcTCCTGGTGTGCTGATATCGGTGTTTCGCCCTCTCTCATGCTCATCACAGAGTACGACTAACTAAGCCACAACGCACAAAGACTCGCTAACTCTATCACCGACACAGACGTCTCtctgccacctctctccctgtgcacAATGCCTGTTGCGTTCATGGCGAAAGAATGGAGTGTACGAGCCGCCAAATCTggaagcagcgcgcgctgcgctgtgGGGCATGCACGAGtagacgcacgcacacgcacgccgaAGCATGCCGTTGCGGATGCCCCTCAGCCcagcgcccctcccccctctccgcatccctttcctcctcctcctccttatGCCGCTCGGCTTCCCTGCCTCGGTCGCTGACTCCGATGCCCCTCACCCGCCCTATCAGCGCTCGCGCACACATACAGTGAGCAATCGAGAGAGCGAGCTGCAACCACCCCAGTATCCCTGCGTGTGTCGGGGTTCGTAAAGCCCCCCATATTAGGTCACCACACACAGTAATTGCGGCTCTCGCTCAGCGGTGTGTGGGCTACCGTTGCGGGGGAGAACCGCTTGCGTTGATGTTACGGCGGGAGCGCCGCGCCAAGACAAATAATGTCACGTCTCGCGCACACTGAACAACGTGCGATGTCGACCTTGTCCGCTTCGTCAATCGCCCTGGCTGCATCTTCGGTGTCTCGACGTTCAAAGCGGCTGAGCTACGCCGATGCAGATAAGGTCTACGGCGAGAAGGCCACGACAGCACCATCCTGGAGTCTGCTGCAGGGCCCTCACACTGAATCGAGCAGCACTTCCGTCTTCACCAGAGGTACCACCACCTACCATGCATCATTGCGCACCCGCGCGCAGCAACGCTGGCTGACGCTGCTTCTTAGGCTCATGCGTACACCATACGTCGGTGCGCTTGCGATGCGTGTGCTCGAGGCCGCAGCCTACGCCGCCTATGTAAAGGGGTCTGTTATGTTATTCACGCGTCGGCGTGTGGGGCCACCGGTGGCGACGGCCACGGGGCCGAACTCTTCTTGCGAGATCGACATGTGCAAGGCACACTGCAAGGGCGATCTCTCAATGGTGGGCACCTTCTCAGCGTCGTCGAGTCTCTCGCCTGCCGGCCGaccctccgccgctgcctcctcttcgctccccttctctcatggcgcaccgctgcgcgaGCACGCACTTGACTGTCTCTACATCGGCAACAGTCCGATTCACAGCAGAGGACTGTTCACGGCTCGCGCACTGCCGCGAGGCACCCGCATCATCGCTGAGCCGCGccgctccctcctcctcgccccacACTTTGCTACCCTTCTCGCTGATACACACGAGAAACTGCCGGACACATGGCACTACACCCAACCTACCGGGTGCATCGTGGAGCTGGTGACACAGGCGCAGCCGCATCATCTAATGAAccacagctgcgcagcgaACGTGTGCAGTGGACTCTCGCATACCTTCTGGGAGGCTGCCACGATTGCAGGtaagtggcagcagcagcgcttgtCGCGGAGCAGCTCCACTGCCGGTGGAGGCAATGAGCGTACGGAAGTTCCCCACAGCAACGTTAAGGGGGGAAGAATTCGTAGTGGCACGAAAAATCGTTCTTCGTTGTCATCGCCATCATCATTTGTCACCCAGTCGCACAGCGCAGACTGGCGTGAGCGGCTGACGCTGTGGTCACACTTTGCCGACGCGAACAGCTTTTTCGTGACTCGCGATATCGCGGCAGGCGAGGAGCTCACACTGGACTACAGCACTCGCATGGCCCCCCTCTACGCAGGGGAGTTGGCAcgcgcgctgcagtcgcgcaGCTGGTTGCTCTGCCGATGTGGACAACCATTCTGCCGCCATTATGTGTACCGCCCAACGCCGGAGGTCATATCCTTTCTGCGCGCGCTGCACACGGGACGGTGTGGACAAGAACGCAGCGCACAGCCACCAGGGCAGCAAAGCGCACCCCGGATGCCCGAttgtgctgcgccacctaGCACGATGGACGTGTGCGACCCCCTGCATGTCATGGCAAAGTTGCTCGAGCTCGGCTTTGATGATGAGCTTGTGCTACTGAGCTACGCCGCCAGCAGTGCGGATGTGGTGGCGTATCTTTACGGACAGCCACTGCCCTCACTGCAGAGGCCCTCACTAACTCAACCGCGAGCAT containing:
- a CDS encoding hypothetical protein (TriTrypDB/GeneDB-style sysID: LpmP.12.0280), encoding MSRLAHTEQRAMSTLSASSIALAASSVSRRSKRLSYADADKVYGEKATTAPSWSLLQGPHTESSSTSVFTRGTTTYHASLRTRAQQRWLTLLLRLMRTPYVGALAMRVLEAAAYAAYVKGSVMLFTRRRVGPPVATATGPNSSCEIDMCKAHCKGDLSMVGTFSASSSLSPAGRPSAAASSSLPFSHGAPLREHALDCLYIGNSPIHSRGLFTARALPRGTRIIAEPRRSLLLAPHFATLLADTHEKLPDTWHYTQPTGCIVELVTQAQPHHLMNHSCAANVCSGLSHTFWEAATIAGKWQQQRLSRSSSTAGGGNERTEVPHSNVKGGRIRSGTKNRSSLSSPSSFVTQSHSADWRERLTLWSHFADANSFFVTRDIAAGEELTLDYSTRMAPLYAGELARALQSRSWLLCRCGQPFCRHYVYRPTPEVISFLRALHTGRCGQERSAQPPGQQSAPRMPDCAAPPSTMDVCDPLHVMAKLLELGFDDELVLLSYAASSADVVAYLYGQPLPSLQRPSLTQPRASFARRSLSSASALSAVQEGIDVEVRRVSKRQLLAEYRYVFRILNEAVPVRT